Genomic window (Xylanimonas protaetiae):
GCCCACAGCCGGGTGCCGCCCGCGACCTCGCCGACCCAGTCGGGCGCCAGCGTGACGACGTCGCCGACGACGACGACCGCCGGGTTGCGCACTCCCGCCTCGGCCGCGACCTGCGCGACCGTGCCCAGCGTGGCGATCGTGGTGCGCTGCCGCGGCCCGTAGCCGTCCTCGACGATCGCGACGGGCGTGTCCTCGGAGCGGCCGCCTGCGACGAGCGCCCACGCCGTGTGGGACAGGCCGGCGATCGCCATGAGCAGCACGACGGTGTGCTCCGGGCCGCCCGGTACCCCGCCCAGCAGGCCGGAGACGTCGTCGTGCCCGGAGATGACGGTGAACGCGCGCGCGACGCCGCGGTGCGTCAGCGGGATGCCCGCCGCGGCCGGCACGGAGACGGCGCTCGTGACGCCCGGGACCACCTCGACGGGGATGCCCGCCGCGACGCACGCCGCGACCTCCTCGCCGCCGCGGCCCAGCACGTACGGGTCGCCGCCCTTGAGCCGCACGACCTTGCGCCCGGCGAGCGCCTGCTCGACGAGGATCTCGTTGATCTCGGCCTGGCGGACCGGGTGGTGACCGGGCTGCTTGCCGACGTCGATCACGGGCGTCTGCCCGGACAGGACGCGGGGCAGGGTGTCGAGCAGGGCGCGCGGCCCGAGGCGGTCGACGACGATGACGTCGGCGTCCTCGAGCAGGCGCAGGCCCTTGACCGTGATGAGGTCGGGGTCACCCGGGCCGCCGCCGACGAGCCACACCTTGCCTGTCATCGAGACCTCCCCGGTCCGGTGGTTGCGGGCGTCGTCCCAGCATCGGCCGGGCACGTTTCGGCGATGTGACGCGCACGGGTCGGTCGGGTCACGACCCGTCCGCTCGCGAGGTGCCGGGTCGCGAGGCGTCCGGTCACGAGGCGTCCGGGCGCAGGCCGCGGCGGCGCAGCACGGCGCGCTCGACCGGTGCGAACACGAGCAGCTCGACGGCGATGCCGACGGCGAGGATGAGCAGGATCGCGGTGAAGACGAGCGCCATGTCGGCGAGCTGGCGGCCCTGGTCGAGGAACTGCCCCAGGCCGAAGCCGATGGAGCCGCCGACGGCGATGATCTCGGCCGCCATGAGGGAGCGCCACGAGAACGCCCAGCCCTGCTTGAGCCCGGCCAGGTAGCCGGGCAGCGCGGCGGGCAGCACGATCTCGGTGACCATGCTCCACCGGTTCGCGCCCAGCACGCGGCCCACGGAGCGCAGCAGCGGCGGCACCTGGTCGACGCCCGCGACGATGCCGTTGATGATCGACGGCACCGCGC
Coding sequences:
- the cobA gene encoding uroporphyrinogen-III C-methyltransferase — translated: MTGKVWLVGGGPGDPDLITVKGLRLLEDADVIVVDRLGPRALLDTLPRVLSGQTPVIDVGKQPGHHPVRQAEINEILVEQALAGRKVVRLKGGDPYVLGRGGEEVAACVAAGIPVEVVPGVTSAVSVPAAAGIPLTHRGVARAFTVISGHDDVSGLLGGVPGGPEHTVVLLMAIAGLSHTAWALVAGGRSEDTPVAIVEDGYGPRQRTTIATLGTVAQVAAEAGVRNPAVVVVGDVVTLAPDWVGEVAGGTRLWATPQPA